Proteins from one Anopheles nili chromosome 2, idAnoNiliSN_F5_01, whole genome shotgun sequence genomic window:
- the LOC128720810 gene encoding uncharacterized protein LOC128720810 isoform X2 yields the protein MDKRTSMKIGLLCVLLGACSAVKIINLKVPPTYLLDQTSKTPDPLILDCEYEVDDSEKGFVLKWLLDGQPVYQWIPSKNPFPFQSFKNRIDTSYVVSQEHLHKHRAMAIIKPLANFTGEYMCIVQTYTSIDRKSAKLKIIVRESKFDLSYYLNGDGYITVDCHARDISPLPELQIRINYALFETENLKSVKGDNGLYNVSISGRIRKDQLESPAMIECLLSIPETNYNKRRSTTYYESHLKTTTTTVATTTTVEMLQAAPENLQKKGFNATESNGASSLPVPMQTTTSVLATVVTILLIFTTTLL from the exons CATGCTCGGCCGTAAAAATCATCAACCTAAAGGTCCCACCGACCTACCTGCTAGATCAGACCTCCAAAACACCCGACCCGCTGATACTTGACTGCGAGTACGAGGTGGACGATAGCGAGAAAGGCTTCGTGCTGAAATGGCTGCTCGATGGTCAGCCCGTCTACCAGTGGATTCCGTCAAAAAATCCCTTCCCTTTC cAATCCTTCAAAAACCGGATCGACACAAGCTACGTCGTGTCGCAGGAGCATCTGCACAAGCACCGAGCGATGGCGATCATCAAACCGCTGGCCAACTTCACCGGCGAATACATGTGCATCGTGCAGACGTACACCTCAATCGACCGGAAGTCGGCCAAGCTGAAAATCATCG TGCGAGAAAGCAAGTTCGACCTGAGCTACTACCTGAACGGTGACGGGTACATCACGGTTGATTGCCACGCACGGGACATTTCTCCGCTGCCCGAGCTGCAGATTCG CATCAATTACGCGCTTTTCGAGACGGAAAACCTCAAGTCCGTCAAGGGTGACAACGGTCTGTACAACGTGTCCATCAGCGGCAGGATACGAAAGGATCAGCTCGAGTCACCGGCCATGATCGAGTGTTTGCTCTCGATACCGGAGACGAACTACAACAAGCGCCGCTCGACGACGTACTACG AATCGCATCTCAaaaccactaccaccacggtAGCGACCACGACGACGGTCGAAATGCTACAAGCGGCACCGGAAAACTTACAGAAGAAGG GATTCAACGCGACCGAGTCGAACGGCGCTAGCAGTCTTCCGGTGCCAATGCAAACGACCACAAGCGTGCTGGCGACCGTCGTGACGATTTTACTCATTTTCACCACGACGCTCTTGTAG
- the LOC128720810 gene encoding uncharacterized protein LOC128720810 isoform X1 has protein sequence MDKRTSMKIGLLCVLLGACSAVKIINLKVPPTYLLDQTSKTPDPLILDCEYEVDDSEKGFVLKWLLDGQPVYQWIPSKNPFPFQSFKNRIDTSYVVSQEHLHKHRAMAIIKPLANFTGEYMCIVQTYTSIDRKSAKLKIIVRESKFDLSYYLNGDGYITVDCHARDISPLPELQIRINYALFETENLKSVKGDNGLYNVSISGRIRKDQLESPAMIECLLSIPETNYNKRRSTTYYARKTKSNNKPLPESHLKTTTTTVATTTTVEMLQAAPENLQKKGFNATESNGASSLPVPMQTTTSVLATVVTILLIFTTTLL, from the exons CATGCTCGGCCGTAAAAATCATCAACCTAAAGGTCCCACCGACCTACCTGCTAGATCAGACCTCCAAAACACCCGACCCGCTGATACTTGACTGCGAGTACGAGGTGGACGATAGCGAGAAAGGCTTCGTGCTGAAATGGCTGCTCGATGGTCAGCCCGTCTACCAGTGGATTCCGTCAAAAAATCCCTTCCCTTTC cAATCCTTCAAAAACCGGATCGACACAAGCTACGTCGTGTCGCAGGAGCATCTGCACAAGCACCGAGCGATGGCGATCATCAAACCGCTGGCCAACTTCACCGGCGAATACATGTGCATCGTGCAGACGTACACCTCAATCGACCGGAAGTCGGCCAAGCTGAAAATCATCG TGCGAGAAAGCAAGTTCGACCTGAGCTACTACCTGAACGGTGACGGGTACATCACGGTTGATTGCCACGCACGGGACATTTCTCCGCTGCCCGAGCTGCAGATTCG CATCAATTACGCGCTTTTCGAGACGGAAAACCTCAAGTCCGTCAAGGGTGACAACGGTCTGTACAACGTGTCCATCAGCGGCAGGATACGAAAGGATCAGCTCGAGTCACCGGCCATGATCGAGTGTTTGCTCTCGATACCGGAGACGAACTACAACAAGCGCCGCTCGACGACGTACTACG CGCGCAAAACTAAATCTAACAATAAACCGCTTCCAGAATCGCATCTCAaaaccactaccaccacggtAGCGACCACGACGACGGTCGAAATGCTACAAGCGGCACCGGAAAACTTACAGAAGAAGG GATTCAACGCGACCGAGTCGAACGGCGCTAGCAGTCTTCCGGTGCCAATGCAAACGACCACAAGCGTGCTGGCGACCGTCGTGACGATTTTACTCATTTTCACCACGACGCTCTTGTAG